In Planctomycetaceae bacterium, the sequence TAATTTTGCCCAGAACCTGAACGGCCAGCTCAATCTCTTTTTCTTTTGCGAGATTTTCATCGAACTTCGGCCAAGTTTCATAAGCCAGCGTGTTCGTATGTCCGAGCATCTGCCAGATTTCTTCGGCAATGTGCGGGGCAAGAGGGGCCAGAATGAGAACAAAAGCTTCAATTGTCTTTTTCGGCCTTGTTTCGAGTTTAATCAGATGATTTACGAATATCATCATTTGACTAATCGCGGTATTGAAGCGGAACGTATCGATATTCTGCGTAACTTTCTTTATAGATTGATGCAGCAGCCGGAGCGTTTCTTCATCGGCATCGACATCTTTTATACTGCTGTGTATCAGGCCGGTTTGCTCGTCAACGACGCATCGCCAGAATTTATTCAAAAATCTGTGTACGCCTTCGACGCCCTGCATACTCCACGGCTTTGTCGCTTCAAGCGGGCCCATAAACATTTCATAAAGTCTCATCGAATCCGCGCCATACTCGTCGATGACTTTGTCCGGGTTGACAACGTTGCCGCGGGACTTGCTCATCTTCTGATTGTCTTGGCCGAGAATCATACCCTGATTTATTAATTTCTTGAACGGCTCGGGCGTGCTGACGTATCCCAAATCGAAAAGCAGTTTGTGCCAGAATCGTGAATAAAGCAAATGCAGCACAGCGTGTTCCGCTCCGCCGATATATAAATCGACCGGCATCCAATATTTTTCTTTCTGCTTTTCCCACGCAGCCTGATTGTTTTTCGGGTCGAGATACCGCAGATAATACCAACAGCTTCCAGCCCATTGCGGCATTGTATTGGTTTCGCGTTTCGCTTTTTTGCCGTTTGGCAGTTCGACGTTGAGCCAATTTTCAATTTTGGCCAAAGGCGACAATCCGCTGTCCGACGGTTTGAAATTATCAGTTTCAGGAAGCGTCAGCGGCAAATATTTTTCATCGAGCGCGATTATCCGGCCGTCCTCAAGATGCAGCAGGGGGAACGGTTCGCCCCAATAACGCTGGCGACTGAAAAGCCAATCGCGAAGTTTATAATTAACCGCTTTTTTGCCCAGCCCGTTTTCGTCGAGCCAGTTTGTAATTTTTTCTTTGAATTCCGCTGTCGGCAGGCCGTTAAATTCACCGCTGTTGATTGCGATGCCTTCGCCAGTGAAACAATATTCGCCTTTTTCGATTTTCTCTGCCAGTGCTTTGTCGTCTTTAGGTTCGACAACCGGAATTATTGGCAGATTGAATTTCTTAGCAAATTCAAAATCTCTTTCATCATGAGCAGGTACGCTCATAATCGCGCCTGTGCCGTAGCTACTCAGAACGTAATCGCTAATCCAGATTGGAATTTTCGTTTCATTTACAGGATTAATCGCATACGCGCCGGTGAATACGCCTGATTTATCTTTAGCGAGGTCTGTTCGGTCGAGGTCGCTCTTGCTTTGCGCGAGTTTTTTGTAATCTTCAATCGCCTGTTTCTGCTCGGCGGTAGTTATTTCATCGACAATCGGATGTTCCGGTGCAAGAACCATATATGTTGCACCGAAAAGCGTATCGGGACGTGTCGTAAAGACGGTGATTATTTCATCGAAGCCGTCAACTTTAAAATCGACTTCCGCGCCGATGCTTTTGCCAATCCAGTCGGTTTGCAGTTTTTTTATAGATGTCGGCCAATCGACGAGTTTTAAATCGTCTTCGAGCCTGTCCGCGTATTTTGTGATTCGCAGCATCCACTGACGCATCGGTTTGCGAACGACAGGATGTCCGCCGCGTTCGGAGACGCCGCCGATGACTTCTTCATTGGCTAAAACTGTGCCAAGCTCCGGACACCAGTTTACGGCTACTTCATCTTCATACGCTAAACGCTGACTGTTAAGGAATTCTTCCTGTTCTTCTTTTGCCAGTTCGCTCCAGTTGCGAACGCCGCCTGCGATTCCCATAACCGCAGGAATCGGATTTGCCTCAACAATTTCGCCGTCCGTACCGATGTACAATTTTCCGTTTTCGAGATTTTTTATAAGCTCGGAAATTGGTTTTGCTTTTTGTTCCATCTGGTCGAAATAGCTGTTGAACAATTTCAGGAAAATCCACTGTGTCCATTTATAATAACCGGGGTCGGTAGTATCAACCTGTCTGTCCCAATCGTACGAAAAACCGAGGTCTTTGATTTGCCTTCGCATATTATTGATATTCTGCTGGGTTGTGATGGCAGGGTGTGTGCCGGTTTTGACGGCATACTGCTCTGCGGGCAGGCCGAATGCGTCCCAGCCGATTGGATGCAGGACATTGAAGCCGTTCATTCTTTTGTAACGCGCGACAATGTCGCTTGCGGTGTAGCCTTCCGGATGACCGACGTGAAGACCCTGTGCCGATGGGTAGGGGAACATATCAAGCACATAATACTTTGGCTTGTCGGAATTATCCTTAGCGGCGAAGGTCTTGCCGGTTTCCCAGTAAGTCTGCCACTTTTTCTCTATTTCGTTGAAGTTGTAAATTCCTTTTGGTTCGTCCATTTTTTTAGTGTCCTGAATGAGGGCATGTTCCGTGCGATGGGCAGGTATGACATTTACTGCCTGCTGACGGAGTTTTTACCACTGCTGAAAAGGTTGAAAACTGTTTGGTAAGTTTTTTACCGCCGCAGGAAGGGCAGATGTGCGATTCTTTGGAACTCATCGATTTTTCGAGGAATTCATTGACCTTACCGCATTTTTCACATTTGTATTCAATAATAGGCATAGTAACGCAAATCAAATATCAAAATTGTTCCCCTCTGATTTTGCTCTTCAAGTCCCCGCAAGGGGGATTGTAAGTAGCAAAATCCTGAAGATTCGGGGATTACAGGATTGCCGCTTTACGGCAGACTATCCATATATATTAAAGACAAGCAGTATAACCTTTTATATTCCAGAGGCAAGGAAAAGGTTAAGAAAAAAAGCAATTTAGGGGTGTTTATATTGTTAATTTGGGTTTTGATGCATCAATTTAACATTTTTGTTAAATTAATGCATTCTGTAGGGGCGAACCTATGCGTTCGCCCTTATTGGGCAGACACACAGGTCTGCCCCTACGTTAGTATTTTTTGAGCAAATACACAGGTTGCCAATATTGCTGTTTTTATTTTTGGAATAATTCGTCGTCCTCCCAGTTTGAAGGATTTTTCAAAATATATTCGCGGATTTGTCCCAATGAAATTTCATTTCGAATGATATGTTCATAATAATTTCTTTGCCATAATGTTCCCTTGAATGGTTTCCAGTCGTTTTGTTTTACATTACGGATATATTCATTAGTTGTCATTGTTTTGTACCACTGAACAATTTTGCTTATGGGTGTATGTTGTAGGGGCGAATCTATGTGTTCGCCATTTTTATTTTCTGGGCAGACACGTAGGTCTGCCCCTACAAGTTTATCTTTAGTGTTCGGTCTTGCAATAGCATTTAATTTGGTGTCGATTATATTGATAATGCCGTGAAAGTGGTTCGGCATAATCACATAAAGGTCTGTTTGAACGTTGGGGAACTTGCAGCTTACTTCTTTCCACCAACGCTCAATCATATTGCCGGCATTATTTAAAACCATAAATCCTTTTTCGATATTGCCGAATGCAGGCTGACAATAATGAGTGCAAATGGTAATGAAATAATAACCGACTTTTGAATAGTCATACCCCCTTAATCTAATTGAATGACGATGATGTATTTTGGGATCATATTCATTAGTTGGCATGTTTTATACCATTGAATGATTTTGCTTATGGGTATTGTTGTAGGGGCGAACCTATGTGTTCGCCCTTATTGTGCAGACACACAGGTCT encodes:
- the leuS gene encoding leucine--tRNA ligase — translated: MGIAGGVRNWSELAKEEQEEFLNSQRLAYEDEVAVNWCPELGTVLANEEVIGGVSERGGHPVVRKPMRQWMLRITKYADRLEDDLKLVDWPTSIKKLQTDWIGKSIGAEVDFKVDGFDEIITVFTTRPDTLFGATYMVLAPEHPIVDEITTAEQKQAIEDYKKLAQSKSDLDRTDLAKDKSGVFTGAYAINPVNETKIPIWISDYVLSSYGTGAIMSVPAHDERDFEFAKKFNLPIIPVVEPKDDKALAEKIEKGEYCFTGEGIAINSGEFNGLPTAEFKEKITNWLDENGLGKKAVNYKLRDWLFSRQRYWGEPFPLLHLEDGRIIALDEKYLPLTLPETDNFKPSDSGLSPLAKIENWLNVELPNGKKAKRETNTMPQWAGSCWYYLRYLDPKNNQAAWEKQKEKYWMPVDLYIGGAEHAVLHLLYSRFWHKLLFDLGYVSTPEPFKKLINQGMILGQDNQKMSKSRGNVVNPDKVIDEYGADSMRLYEMFMGPLEATKPWSMQGVEGVHRFLNKFWRCVVDEQTGLIHSSIKDVDADEETLRLLHQSIKKVTQNIDTFRFNTAISQMMIFVNHLIKLETRPKKTIEAFVLILAPLAPHIAEEIWQMLGHTNTLAYETWPKFDENLAKEKEIELAVQVLGKIKDKIVVSAEADEDEIKQKALACEKVASSIAGKEIKKIIVIKSRLVNIVIG
- a CDS encoding zinc ribbon domain-containing protein codes for the protein MPIIEYKCEKCGKVNEFLEKSMSSKESHICPSCGGKKLTKQFSTFSAVVKTPSAGSKCHTCPSHGTCPHSGH
- a CDS encoding transposase, which translates into the protein MPTNEYDPKIHHRHSIRLRGYDYSKVGYYFITICTHYCQPAFGNIEKGFMVLNNAGNMIERWWKEVSCKFPNVQTDLYVIMPNHFHGIINIIDTKLNAIARPNTKDKLVGADLRVCPENKNGEHIDSPLQHTPISKIVQWYKTMTTNEYIRNVKQNDWKPFKGTLWQRNYYEHIIRNEISLGQIREYILKNPSNWEDDELFQK